In a single window of the Leptospira sanjuanensis genome:
- the rfaE2 gene encoding D-glycero-beta-D-manno-heptose 1-phosphate adenylyltransferase — MDLKTHIIPWDQAASFADTIRKDRKIVFTNGCFDLVHKGHITYLSQARELGDFLWVGVNADSSVKRLKGEQRPVVGEDDRALLLSNLRFVDAVTIFPQDTPLDLIRLVKPAVHVKGGDYKAEDLPETPVVRQFGGEVKILPFVPGKSTSLLIEKILKL; from the coding sequence ATGGACTTAAAGACTCATATCATTCCCTGGGATCAAGCGGCAAGTTTTGCGGACACCATCCGCAAAGACCGGAAAATCGTTTTTACCAACGGCTGTTTCGACTTGGTTCACAAAGGTCATATCACCTATCTTTCCCAGGCTCGGGAACTCGGAGATTTTCTCTGGGTTGGAGTCAATGCGGATTCTTCCGTGAAACGATTGAAAGGAGAACAAAGACCTGTCGTCGGAGAGGACGATCGAGCGCTTCTTCTTTCCAACCTGAGATTTGTGGATGCGGTAACGATTTTTCCGCAAGACACTCCGCTGGATCTGATTCGACTCGTCAAACCCGCAGTTCACGTCAAAGGCGGGGATTACAAGGCGGAGGATCTTCCCGAAACTCCGGTCGTTCGTCAATTCGGGGGAGAAGTCAAAATCTTGCCGTTCGTACCCGGAAAATCCACCTCGCTCCTCATCGAGAAAATCCTGAAACTCTAA
- a CDS encoding CTP synthase, with protein MSRTKFIFVTGGVSSSLGKGVTVAALGCLLESRGYTVSLQKMDPYINIDPGTMSPYQHGEVYVTADGAETDLDLGYYERFTHSKLTRKNSVSTGQIYNTVIQRERKGDYLGRTVQVVPHITNEIRNRMYIVAREENPDFIIVEIGGTVGDIESIPFLEAIRQMRYEHGSSNVLFVHLTLVPTITAAGEAKTKPTQHSVKELLGLGIQPDILVCRVSQPMTKEMKNKLSLFCNVKEENVISASDISTSIYEIPKMYKEEKLDEVVLKTMGMELRTSNFNEWDSMVKGLLTTKQTVQVAVVGKYISLQDAYRSIYESLSHGGIAHDTKVEFVKIDPENLDKDNVEASLKNVQGILVPGGFGDRGIEGKILAIQYARTKGIPFFGICLGMQCAVVEYGRNVLGLKDANSTEIRPDTEHPVISLLEEQNDIEQMGGTMRLGSYPCKIKKDTLTYNEYKSELIHERHRHRFEFTNRYKQQYEENGMVIAGTSPDDNLVEIVEIRQHDWFIGVQFHPEFQSKPTAPHPLFAGFIRAAVKYSKKGTS; from the coding sequence TTGTCGAGAACTAAGTTTATCTTCGTAACGGGAGGGGTGAGTTCCTCACTGGGAAAAGGAGTCACGGTCGCGGCTCTGGGTTGTTTGTTGGAAAGCAGAGGTTATACGGTTTCCCTTCAAAAAATGGACCCTTATATCAATATCGATCCGGGAACGATGAGTCCGTATCAGCATGGAGAAGTTTACGTAACCGCCGACGGAGCCGAAACCGATTTGGATCTCGGTTACTACGAACGTTTTACACATTCCAAATTGACACGGAAGAACTCCGTATCCACCGGTCAGATTTATAATACCGTCATTCAAAGAGAAAGAAAGGGAGACTATCTCGGTCGTACGGTGCAGGTCGTTCCTCATATCACGAACGAAATCCGTAATCGGATGTACATCGTAGCTCGGGAAGAAAATCCCGACTTTATCATCGTCGAAATCGGAGGAACCGTCGGAGACATCGAATCCATTCCGTTTTTGGAAGCGATCCGTCAGATGCGTTACGAACACGGAAGTTCCAACGTCTTATTCGTTCACCTAACCTTGGTTCCCACGATCACCGCCGCCGGGGAAGCCAAAACCAAACCGACGCAACATTCCGTCAAAGAACTTCTTGGACTCGGAATTCAACCGGACATTCTCGTCTGCCGCGTTTCCCAACCGATGACCAAGGAAATGAAGAATAAACTTTCCCTCTTTTGCAACGTGAAGGAGGAAAACGTAATCTCCGCAAGCGACATCTCCACGTCCATCTACGAAATTCCCAAAATGTATAAGGAAGAAAAACTCGACGAGGTCGTTCTCAAAACGATGGGAATGGAACTTAGAACTTCCAACTTCAACGAATGGGATTCGATGGTCAAAGGACTTCTTACCACGAAACAAACCGTTCAAGTCGCCGTTGTCGGAAAATATATTTCCTTACAAGACGCATATCGTTCCATTTATGAAAGTCTATCGCACGGAGGAATCGCACACGATACGAAAGTAGAATTCGTAAAGATCGATCCCGAAAATCTGGATAAGGACAACGTGGAAGCTTCTCTGAAAAACGTTCAAGGGATTCTGGTTCCCGGAGGATTCGGAGATCGAGGAATCGAGGGAAAAATTCTCGCGATCCAGTATGCAAGAACCAAAGGAATCCCTTTTTTCGGAATCTGTCTCGGAATGCAATGCGCGGTGGTGGAATATGGAAGAAACGTTCTGGGACTCAAGGACGCAAACTCTACCGAAATCAGACCGGACACCGAACATCCCGTGATCTCCCTTTTAGAAGAACAAAACGACATCGAACAGATGGGCGGAACGATGAGACTCGGTTCGTATCCCTGCAAGATCAAAAAAGATACGCTTACATACAACGAATACAAATCGGAACTGATCCACGAACGACACAGACATAGATTCGAGTTCACCAACCGCTATAAACAACAATATGAGGAAAACGGAATGGTTATCGCGGGAACTTCTCCCGACGACAACCTCGTCGAAATCGTGGAAATTCGCCAACATGACTGGTTTATCGGAGTTCAATTCCATCCGGAATTTCAATCCAAACCGACTGCGCCGCATCCTTTATTCGCTGGATTTATCCGTGCCGCCGTGAAATACTCAAAGAAAGGAACATCATGA
- the kdsA gene encoding 3-deoxy-8-phosphooctulonate synthase, with protein MRDNTCTKRDFLNGSKIGGDEPFFLISGPCVMENRDLLDRVCAEMIEICAELKIPYIFKSSFDKANRSSVNSYRGPGLAEGIKNLEYIKNKYNVPVLTDIHETHQIAPLKDVIDVYQIPAFLCRQTDLIAESAKTGKWVNVKKGQFLAPADTRHIAVKMKESGSDKCLVTERGTSFGYGNLIFDGRAVPIIHGFDIPVVFDATHSAQLPGAAGNSTGGQREFIPSVLRSAVSLGIEGIFMEVHPDPEKALSDATTQYPLSEIKSLLKEMIGLDRYIKKEILVSRPRS; from the coding sequence ATGAGAGACAATACCTGCACCAAGAGAGATTTTCTAAACGGAAGTAAGATCGGGGGAGACGAACCTTTCTTTTTGATCTCCGGTCCCTGCGTTATGGAGAATCGAGATCTGCTGGATCGTGTCTGCGCCGAGATGATCGAAATCTGCGCCGAACTCAAAATTCCTTATATCTTCAAAAGCAGTTTCGATAAAGCGAATCGTTCCTCGGTGAATTCTTACAGAGGTCCGGGACTTGCGGAAGGTATTAAAAATTTAGAATATATCAAAAACAAGTACAACGTTCCGGTTCTTACCGACATTCACGAAACGCATCAGATCGCACCCTTAAAGGACGTAATCGACGTTTATCAAATCCCCGCATTTCTTTGCAGACAAACCGATCTTATCGCCGAATCCGCAAAAACGGGAAAATGGGTGAACGTGAAGAAGGGTCAGTTCTTAGCTCCCGCAGACACTCGTCACATCGCGGTTAAGATGAAAGAATCCGGAAGCGACAAATGTCTCGTGACCGAACGGGGAACTAGTTTCGGTTACGGAAATCTCATCTTTGACGGAAGAGCGGTCCCGATCATTCACGGATTCGACATTCCGGTCGTGTTCGACGCGACCCATTCGGCTCAGCTTCCGGGAGCGGCGGGCAACAGCACGGGCGGACAAAGAGAATTCATACCGAGCGTCCTTCGTTCCGCCGTTTCTCTTGGAATCGAAGGAATCTTTATGGAAGTCCATCCCGATCCTGAAAAAGCACTTTCGGATGCGACGACTCAATATCCGCTTTCCGAAATCAAATCTCTACTCAAAGAAATGATCGGACTGGATCGTTATATCAAAAAAGAGATCCTCGTTTCCAGACCTCGATCGTAA
- the lptC gene encoding LPS export ABC transporter periplasmic protein LptC — protein sequence MKRNTGNLLRIFFLLIACGLSSFLFANCKKVNYERVEKERESGANVSIRNFKREAYDAQGQLQWELRAEESYVYVNDNKTIFYNIDFDQYEGGKFKSKLLAEKGEINHKTRLMILEGKIFLRTEDNKTLIAKTMEYNMDTKKLVSDSEVTVSADGTTIRGIGLRADKDLNKFTILKPSAITQGGTNPLKAAGSP from the coding sequence ATGAAACGCAACACAGGCAATCTGCTTCGGATTTTTTTCCTACTGATCGCCTGTGGATTGTCTTCGTTTCTTTTCGCGAATTGCAAAAAAGTAAATTACGAAAGAGTGGAGAAGGAACGGGAAAGCGGAGCTAACGTTTCCATACGCAACTTCAAACGGGAAGCATACGACGCCCAAGGACAACTCCAGTGGGAACTGCGCGCGGAAGAATCCTACGTTTACGTGAACGATAATAAAACGATCTTTTACAACATCGATTTCGATCAGTACGAAGGCGGAAAATTCAAATCCAAACTTCTCGCCGAAAAAGGGGAGATCAATCACAAGACAAGATTGATGATTCTGGAAGGAAAAATTTTCTTACGAACCGAAGACAACAAAACCCTCATTGCCAAAACGATGGAATACAATATGGATACGAAAAAACTCGTCTCCGATTCGGAAGTGACCGTAAGCGCGGACGGAACCACGATCCGAGGAATCGGCCTTCGCGCAGACAAGGATTTGAATAAGTTCACGATTCTAAAACCGAGCGCGATCACACAGGGAGGCACCAATCCGCTCAAAGCGGCCGGTTCTCCATGA